The nucleotide sequence GGACAGATGAACACCACAATTCTTGTGCCATCTTCCTTCACATAAGCGATATTCCGCAACAACTGGTAATTCTTCAAAAGGACAGCATACACGTCAATGCCTGACCGGATTTTATCTGCAAGCATTTCCTGATAGACATTTTTGTACTGTTTTTGATACCTCAAATCGTCCATAACTTTGCCAAAACCATCTTCGGTATATTTAATTTCAAATAGCACTTCTTTTCCTGATTTCAACTTTAGATAAAAATCAAAATTCGTCCGTTCTCCTTCGCCCAACATTTTCTCAAAACTCCATTCACTAATTTCTTCATCCTTTAAGTGCAAAACCTTAAGTAACAAAGGAAGTTGGTTTTCTGCAATTAGCGGATAAAAGAAATTAAAGCAGACAGCTTGAGAAGAATTTAGGTGATGAAAATATTGATGTAGCTTAACTGCGTTATCGTTGATGTACTGATGAGTTTCCTGCCTATAATTATCGAGAAGATTTAACTCCCGCTTGTTGGCTGGCAGAATGTAATGATAATCCAGATGACCTCCCCGCCATTTTTCAGGGCGAGTGATTGCAAGCTTCTTCACTTTATAATTTGATAAATGATCTTTCATCATTTGTCCGAAATCCATAGTCTTCCTCCAATGAACTAATAATTTTTACAAATTTAAGATACCTTTCTCTACAGCACCTTGCTCAAAAACAGCTGCGTCCGTGGATGCTGCGGGCGCGAAAACAATTCCTGCGGCGTGTTCTCTTCAACGATATAGCCGCCGTCCATAAACAACACCCGGTCGCCGACTTCCCGCGCAAACCCCATTTCGTGCGTCACGACGATCATCGTCATGCCTTCAATCGCCAGCTGCTTCATGACTTCCAGCACTTCGCCGACCGTTTCCGGATCGAGGGCAGACGTTGGTTCATCAAACAGCATGATTTTCGGATCCATCGCGAGCGCACGGGCAATTGCCACCCGCTGTTTTTGCCCGCCTGACAGGGAATCCGGGTACACATTGGCTTTTTCGACCAAGCCGACTTTCTTCAGCAAAGCCATGGCTTTTTCCTTCGCTGCTTTGCCGTCGACGCCTTTCACTTTGACTGGAGACATTGTAATATTCTCCAGCACGGTCCGGTGCGGGAACAAATTGAACTGCTGGAACACCATGCCGACATCGGTGCGGATTTTGTTGATGTTCGTCTTTTTATTGGTGATGTCGACGCCTTCAATATAGACATGGCCGTCGGTGATTGATTCGAGCAAATTGATACAGCGCAGGAACGTCGACTTACCCGACCCCGACGGACCGATGACAACAATCACTTCCTGCGGTTTTACTTCCACGCTGATGTCTTTCAGCACTTCGTTTTCACCAAATGTTTTCTTTAAGTTCACAACTTTAATCATTCTGTCGCCAACCTCTTTTCTATACGGTCTAGAATAAAGCTCATGGATAAGGTCAAAATCAGGTAAATGAGCGCCGCTGTCAAATACGGCTCCCAAATCTTATAGTATTGCCCTTGGAACGCCCGTCCCCAGTACATCAATTCCGGCACCGTAATGACCGCGAGCAGCGAGGAATCCTTCAACAGCACGATAAATTCGTTACCAAGGGGCGGAATCATCCGTTTGACCGCCTGCGGCAAAATCACGTAGCGCATCGCTTGGAGATGCGTCTGGCCGAGTGAACGCGCGGCCTCCATCTGCCCACGGTCAATCGACTGGATCCCGGCACGGAAAATCTCCGCAATATAAGCAGAAGCGTTGAGGGTCAGAGCCACCACCCCGGCAACAATCGCGTTAGTCTCCCCAATGACCAATGGAATCAATCCAAAGTGGATCAATAGAATCTGTACAAATAACGGCGTCCCCCTGAAAAATGTAATAAACAAATTAAACGGAAACGCCAGCAGCTTGTTCTTCAGCATTTTTCCGACACCAATCACCAAACCCAAAATAGTTCCGAACAAAATACCGAGAAGGGAAACGCCGATTGTATACAAGGTCCCTTCCAGGAAAAAAGGTAAGTAATCTCTGATCAAATCAAAACGAAAATCCATAGCCTGCCCTCTCTTTCTAATCCGCATGAAGTTTTTGTACCAAAAATTGCGTAACACTAGACACTAGAGTTACGCAATTCAGCTAAGATTTTTATGTTTATTGTTGGGCTTTCAATGTTTCCACATCCGGCTGTGAACCAAACCACTTCTCGTAGATTTCCGCATACTTGCCGTTATCCAAAACGGTATTGATCGCTTTATCGATTTCCGGCTTCAAGTCGCTGCCTTTCGGGAACAACACGCCGTAGAACTCATCCGCGAAACTTTCATCCTCGACTGCTTTTAATTTCTGATCCGGATTCATCTTTGTGTAATACTCAACGATCGTGTTGTCCGCAATGACCGCATCTGCGCCGCCCGCAAGCAGCTCCTGGATCGCCAAGTTGTTGTCTGCAAACTTCAAAATGTCACGGTTGTTTTCGCCGACGATTTTCTCCGCCACTTCCTGGCCGGTTGATCCGTTCAATACGGCAATTTTCTTGCCTTTCAAGTCCGCGCCGCTTTTAACATCGCTGTTTTCCGGCACCAGGATTTTGTTGGTAGAAAGATAATAAGGCACGGAAAAATCATAGGTCTGTTTTCGTTCGTCGTTGATCGTAATCGAAGAAACTGCCATATCCGCTGTTTTCCCTTCAATCTCGGCGAAAATCGGATCCCATCCAATGACTTCGATGTTTGGCTCATAGCCCGCTTCCGCAACAACCGCTTTTGCGAAATCAATCCCGAAGCCGACCACCTCGCCGCCTTCCATATACTCCATCGGCGCATAAGCCCCATCCGTTACAATACGAAGCTCTTTCTTCTCTTCCCCGCCTGAATCTCCCCCAGAAGTATTGCCATTCGATTCTTCCGAACCACAGGCAGCCAAAAACATGGTCAACACCAACATCAGTAAAAAGCCGATTTTTGATAATTTCCCCATAGATAATTCCCCTTTTGTGATGTATTTAGAAAATGCCGACTCACATAAGCGCGGCACAGACTCCTGAAGTTTGTTTGGTGTTAAATTCTTCAGAAGCTTTCCGTTGTCCTCCTATCTTATGAGCAAAAGGTTAAATAAAGGTTAAGAAGTCTGAATAAAAAGTAATTTTAAAACAAAAGTTTAGGGCAAAAGAAAAAAGACCATTCCAAAGAACTGGAGTCGTCTTGTAAATAACATCTGATTAACTTTTGCTTTACTAATTGGCGGATTCAATCTTACTCGCTTTTTTCGCTACAACTTGCGCTGGAACTCCGACGACCGTCGTAAATGCTTCGACATCTTCCAGTACGGCAGACCCTGCCCGTACGACGCTCCACTCCCCGACATGCTTAGCAGGAATGACGCTCGCCCCTACCTCGACCAAGGCACCTTCACCAATCGCAGCGACACCCGCCACCGTAGCACCCGGTGAGATATGGACGTAGTTGCCGACTGCACAATCATGTTCCACCACAGCCCGTGAATTAATGATGGCATGGCTGCCAATCTGAGCTTCTGCATTAACCACTGCCCCGGGCATCACCACAGTCCCCCGGCCAAGCACCGCACTCGGGCTGACGATTGCCTCCCGGTGGACTGCGATTGCGTATTGCTCATCAGAAAGACCAAGTTGTTCCACAATCTTTTTTCTCACCGCATTTGCCCCAATCGCCACAATCACTTTTGCTCCTTCTTTTTGGATCAACGCATGCACTTCCGAAATGGGGCCAAACCAGCAGCCGTCTTCTTTGGTAAGTTCGCTGTACTTGGCGTCGAGCTTGGCGATTACTTGATGACCGGAGGAAACCAGATTGTCCGTGATGACCCGCGCGTGGCCGCTGTCTCCGATTAAGATAATGTCCATATTTGGTCCCCCTTACTAAGTAAAACGGATTGCTTTTCTGTTATACGTAATATATCATCCGGCATATTAATTTAATAGAGGATTGAGAAAATCAATTCTTGAACTTGTAGTAATTTTCCATACAAACTTTTACTCCTGTCAAAGTACGTGAAACATAATTAAAAAACCATCTTAAGAAAAGGGAATCTCCTTTACTTAAAATGGTTACGTAAAATAGAGTGCTCTAGGTCTAACCTTTCAAATAGCTATAAAAGATCCTATCAATTCACTTTCTTTAACCGCTCAGATTCTTGTAACGGTTCTAGTTCGATAGCCACTGGTATTTCCGCAAACAATGGAATTGGGCTGATTGCATCTTCTGAATAGATGGAAACCAATCCGGTTCGCTCCACCTTATTCCGGACATGATCTTTTTGTGAAAAGTAAGCAGACTCTAACAATTTCTATCTGCTAAAAAAGCCCACCTAACCAAAGGTGAACTCCCTCTTACTCTTTTAGTTTTTTGAGTATGCGGACGAAGGGAGTCGAACCCTCACGGTGTTTCCACCACTAGACCCTGAACCTAGCGCGTCTGCCAATTCCGCCACATCCGCCAGCCAACAATCGTCAATCGGTTTCGATTGATTTGTAAATATTTAACTTGTAATATCCTAAGTTTGTCAAGACTCCAGTATTCTATAAGTAGTAAAAAAGGGTAACCATTATTGGTCATCCACAGCTATTACTTTTTATTCAAATACGATTCCTGCAACTTACGCTCAAACAACTCCAACAACTGATCTCTCAATTCCGGACGTTGCAATGCAAATTCAATGCTTGTTTCGATAAAGCCGTATTTTTCTCCGATATCATAACGACGGCCATCAAACTCGTATGCATATACCGGCTGTACCTGGTGTAGTTTCTGGATAGCATCAGTCAATTGAATTTCACCGCCGGCTCCTGGCGTCTGTTCACCGAGAAATCTAAAAATTTCTGGTGTCAAAATATAACGTCCCATAATGGCATAATTAGATGGCGCTGTACCATTTTCTGGTTTTTCAACGAAACGATTTACCGTAATCAGTTTGTTATCAACTGAAATCGGATCAATAATTCCGTAACGCTGGGTTTCTTTGGGCAAAACTTGTTGAACACCAATGATGCTATTGCCAGTTTTCGCATACTGATTCATTAATTGAGTTAGACAAAGTTCATCATTAACCACAATATCGTCTCCAAGTAGTACTGCAAAAGGCTCATTACCAACAAATTTACGCGCTGACCAAATAGCATGCCCTAGTCCCAGAGGTTGCTTTTGACGGATATAATGGATTTCGACATTCGATGTCTGCAGAACAGAATCGAGCATATCCATTTTTCCTTTTTCTCGCAATGTTGTTTCCAACTCAAAGGCATGGTCAAAATGGTCTTCAATTGCACGCTTGCCTTTCCCAGTGACAATGATGATGTCTTCAATTCCCGAAGCAATCGCTTCTTCTACAATATATTGAATGGTTGGCTTATCGACAATCGGTAACATTTCTTTTGGCATGGCTTTTGTTGCTGGCAAGAAACGAGTACCAAGACCTGCCGCTGGAATAATTGCTTTTTTAATTTGCATTTTTTCACCCGCTTTCCACTTTATTTGACTCAATCAATAAATTAAGGTGGTTATTACTATGGAAATTCTTCAGCAGCTTATTAACAATCTAGTCCGGGTATTACTTCTCATCAATTTCCACCGATAAAACTGGATATTTTATGAATGGATTTGCCTTATATGCCGGCGCACATTTTCATAAGTCTATAACAGAACCAATAGTATCTTAACGTTTATGGAACCGAGTTCATTTTAGTTTCACTTAAGTAGTGGAAGGGTTGCATTTCAGCTTCTTAACTATTTTATAGACTCAATCACTTAATTCGATTAGCAATTCTTTTTTTCACTTTCGCTTATTATGAGAAATAATTAGCTTTTAACAGAACCTTTATATGGCATTAATTTAAAAAAAATTACATTTTGGACGATACAGTCATAGAATCTTTTAACTACCAGAGTCACCCTTGTCATTATATTTAATCATTTTTTAAATAAAATTTTATTATATTTTTTCACCGAATTCATAAGATGCATACTTGTAAAGTAAATAGAACTAGCTGGATTCAAATCGATAAGTCGAAATAGTTTATAAGTAACCCCGATAGTTTTGAGCTTATTGCCTGATAAGGAACTTATAGAAAGTCTATAAACTAGTAGAGGTTCATTTACTCCAAAAGCCAATGTTCCTGTTTTTAAAATTCTTAGCCATGTTGCGTAATCTTCGTGCATATTATCATGTTCCATTTTTATAGTAGTAAAATATTCTTTTTTCACTAAAACCGATGAACAGGATATAATATTATGCTTTTTCAACTTGTTAAAATCAACAGTTTTAGGAACTTCTAATATCCCTTTAAAAGGTTTACCTTCTTTATTAATAAAAGAAGATCCTGTGAAAACAAAACTTGCGCCCTCTTCATTTGCACATAAAAGTTGTTTTTCTAGCTTTGTAATTTCCCATAGATCATCACTGTCCAAAAAAGCAATCCATTCACCTAAAGCTAGATTTATCCCTTTATTTCTAGTTTCTGAAACTCCCATATTTTCATTGTTCTTTATCAAACGCAAACGAGCATCTCTCTGTCCAAACTTCTCAGCAATTTTTGATGTCTTGTCATTAGAGCAGTCATCAATAATAATTAGTTCCCACTCTTTATAACTTTGCGATAGTACTGAATTAATAGCGTCTTCTATATATTCTTCTGCATTATACGCTGGCATTATAATACTTATTAAAGGCCTTATCGATTCAATATTACCCAAATCTACACCTCTTTCTTTTAAAAAAATTGATGTTTAACGGCTCTATGATTTGATAAGGAATGGATTAGAAAATCTCCGATAGAAAATGAAAAGAATATAATAAAAAAACTTACTGAACGAAATAACAAAATATTATTTGTTAATGTCATTCCCCC is from Planococcus liqunii and encodes:
- a CDS encoding PGN_0703 family putative restriction endonuclease; protein product: MDFGQMMKDHLSNYKVKKLAITRPEKWRGGHLDYHYILPANKRELNLLDNYRQETHQYINDNAVKLHQYFHHLNSSQAVCFNFFYPLIAENQLPLLLKVLHLKDEEISEWSFEKMLGEGERTNFDFYLKLKSGKEVLFEIKYTEDGFGKVMDDLRYQKQYKNVYQEMLADKIRSGIDVYAVLLKNYQLLRNIAYVKEDGTRIVVFICPKNNTKLLKEFNHVIDHVVDPRIHPNILMLTWESMLGEVTNHLKLDPKMSGKLIEHYREFEDKYFPN
- a CDS encoding amino acid ABC transporter ATP-binding protein, with amino-acid sequence MIKVVNLKKTFGENEVLKDISVEVKPQEVIVVIGPSGSGKSTFLRCINLLESITDGHVYIEGVDITNKKTNINKIRTDVGMVFQQFNLFPHRTVLENITMSPVKVKGVDGKAAKEKAMALLKKVGLVEKANVYPDSLSGGQKQRVAIARALAMDPKIMLFDEPTSALDPETVGEVLEVMKQLAIEGMTMIVVTHEMGFAREVGDRVLFMDGGYIVEENTPQELFSRPQHPRTQLFLSKVL
- a CDS encoding amino acid ABC transporter permease translates to MDFRFDLIRDYLPFFLEGTLYTIGVSLLGILFGTILGLVIGVGKMLKNKLLAFPFNLFITFFRGTPLFVQILLIHFGLIPLVIGETNAIVAGVVALTLNASAYIAEIFRAGIQSIDRGQMEAARSLGQTHLQAMRYVILPQAVKRMIPPLGNEFIVLLKDSSLLAVITVPELMYWGRAFQGQYYKIWEPYLTAALIYLILTLSMSFILDRIEKRLATE
- a CDS encoding transporter substrate-binding domain-containing protein, whose product is MGKLSKIGFLLMLVLTMFLAACGSEESNGNTSGGDSGGEEKKELRIVTDGAYAPMEYMEGGEVVGFGIDFAKAVVAEAGYEPNIEVIGWDPIFAEIEGKTADMAVSSITINDERKQTYDFSVPYYLSTNKILVPENSDVKSGADLKGKKIAVLNGSTGQEVAEKIVGENNRDILKFADNNLAIQELLAGGADAVIADNTIVEYYTKMNPDQKLKAVEDESFADEFYGVLFPKGSDLKPEIDKAINTVLDNGKYAEIYEKWFGSQPDVETLKAQQ
- a CDS encoding acetyltransferase, whose protein sequence is MDIILIGDSGHARVITDNLVSSGHQVIAKLDAKYSELTKEDGCWFGPISEVHALIQKEGAKVIVAIGANAVRKKIVEQLGLSDEQYAIAVHREAIVSPSAVLGRGTVVMPGAVVNAEAQIGSHAIINSRAVVEHDCAVGNYVHISPGATVAGVAAIGEGALVEVGASVIPAKHVGEWSVVRAGSAVLEDVEAFTTVVGVPAQVVAKKASKIESAN
- the galU gene encoding UTP--glucose-1-phosphate uridylyltransferase GalU, with translation MQIKKAIIPAAGLGTRFLPATKAMPKEMLPIVDKPTIQYIVEEAIASGIEDIIIVTGKGKRAIEDHFDHAFELETTLREKGKMDMLDSVLQTSNVEIHYIRQKQPLGLGHAIWSARKFVGNEPFAVLLGDDIVVNDELCLTQLMNQYAKTGNSIIGVQQVLPKETQRYGIIDPISVDNKLITVNRFVEKPENGTAPSNYAIMGRYILTPEIFRFLGEQTPGAGGEIQLTDAIQKLHQVQPVYAYEFDGRRYDIGEKYGFIETSIEFALQRPELRDQLLELFERKLQESYLNKK
- a CDS encoding glycosyltransferase family 2 protein gives rise to the protein MGNIESIRPLISIIMPAYNAEEYIEDAINSVLSQSYKEWELIIIDDCSNDKTSKIAEKFGQRDARLRLIKNNENMGVSETRNKGINLALGEWIAFLDSDDLWEITKLEKQLLCANEEGASFVFTGSSFINKEGKPFKGILEVPKTVDFNKLKKHNIISCSSVLVKKEYFTTIKMEHDNMHEDYATWLRILKTGTLAFGVNEPLLVYRLSISSLSGNKLKTIGVTYKLFRLIDLNPASSIYFTSMHLMNSVKKYNKILFKK